The following DNA comes from Williamwhitmania sp..
TGCTGCCTGCACAGTTGAGCCGGCTAATGCTTAAGGTGTTTCAAACTTCGCTATCTGGTATCGACCAGCTGCAGCTAAACCGTGACCTGCGCAACCAGCTGGCCGATGGCCTGGTGGACTACTACCAGCACCACCACGAGGGGGTTGGCAACATTAAGTCGCTCGCAGTGCTTAAGGAGGTGTTTGCGTAGCTGTAATGCACTTTTGCTAACGCGTTAATGGGGTGCTCTCGCATGAGAACATCTGCTCGATTAGGGTTTGAACCATTTATTTGAATTTTAATGATTGATTTTCAGTGAAATGTATTGATAAAACTATTTGTTTTAAACTTTTAAATTAGGTAAGAATCCGATGGTGAGGGAGTTAAAGGAAAAACTTCTTTTAGAAGTTGTTAGTTATAAGAAGTATGTCAATTCAGTGTCGGACATAGATCAATACTTTCTCAAAAGTTTTATTGTGTTCAAAATTAAACTAATTGATAAATCAAAAAATGACAAAAAAGTTTTAGAATATGTCCAAAATTTGCCCAAATTAAAAAAGAGACAGTTATTTGCTGTTGCCACTATATTTATTCTAACAATTCAAATTATTTTGTTGATATTGAAATATGACATTATTGAAGTCAGATTGATCTCTATTGTTTTAGTGGTTCCATTTCTCTTTTTTTATAATAGGCTCTACTTACGTAGGATGAAGGAAAAGAAAATTAAATTAATTAAAGAACTCGATAAGTTAGAGGAACTTTTAAAAACATAGTTTTAATCTGTCCAACTAATCTAGTTGGTCTGGAGGTGTTTGCTTAGTTGTAATGCACTTTTGCTAACGCGTTAAAGGGTTTTTGCTATATTTGTTATTGGGGGGATTGGTCAGCACTGAAAGTATTTCCGCGATTGGGGTGTTCATGTAAATACAAAATACAATCAAATTATTGTTATTGAATTAGGCATTTAAGTAATAAGCATTTTATAGGAATGCGGTTGTATGGTCAGCATTCTGTCTAAAAGGTTGTCAAATAGACCTTTCCCCATAAAGCTACGGTTAAATCGGTAGGTATACTCATCGATATAGGATTG
Coding sequences within:
- a CDS encoding IS1595 family transposase encodes the protein QSYIDEYTYRFNRSFMGKGLFDNLLDRMLTIQPHSYKMLIT